In one Umezawaea sp. Da 62-37 genomic region, the following are encoded:
- a CDS encoding aminotransferase class V-fold PLP-dependent enzyme: protein MNDEVLDELRALRSGDLPTHGGRTLAYVYDSAVPGLDELAASAHALASSVNGLDPTAFPSLLTLENDVVRMAAGLLGGTAATVGAVTSGGTESCLLAVLAARDSRPDVARPAMVLPATAHAAFHKAAHYFGVRAVVVPVDPDTFRADPAAMAAAIDDDTVLVVASAPSYAHGVVDPVTEIAAAALAKGVRCHVDACIGGWVLPYFRRLGVELPPFDFAVDGVTSMSVDLHKYAYCPKGASVLLHASADLRRAQYFASADWPGYTMLNSTTQSTRSGGPLAAAWAVTRHLGDEGYLGLAERTLGAVRLILDGIADIDGLRVLGTPDSTLIAVTADRDDFDVFTAADEMKARNWYVQPQFAHGGSPANLHLTVTAANAGSEAELLADLADSVRAAVKAGPVPVAPEVVAAIKALDPDALTPQEFAGLLAAAGLGGGGGALPERMAPVNALLAAASPRLRERLLVEFLGVLYS, encoded by the coding sequence GTGAACGACGAGGTGCTGGACGAGTTGCGCGCGTTGCGCTCGGGCGATCTGCCCACGCACGGAGGGCGCACGCTCGCCTACGTGTACGACAGCGCCGTGCCCGGCCTGGACGAGCTGGCGGCCTCCGCGCACGCGCTGGCGTCGTCGGTCAACGGGCTCGACCCGACCGCGTTCCCCAGCCTGCTGACGCTGGAGAACGACGTCGTGCGGATGGCCGCGGGCCTGCTCGGCGGCACGGCCGCGACCGTGGGCGCGGTGACCTCCGGCGGCACCGAGTCGTGCCTGCTGGCGGTGCTCGCCGCCCGCGACTCGCGCCCGGACGTGGCGCGCCCGGCGATGGTGCTGCCCGCGACGGCGCACGCGGCGTTCCACAAGGCGGCGCACTACTTCGGCGTGCGGGCGGTCGTGGTGCCGGTCGACCCGGACACGTTCCGCGCCGACCCGGCGGCCATGGCGGCGGCCATCGACGACGACACCGTGCTCGTCGTGGCCAGCGCGCCGTCCTACGCGCACGGCGTCGTGGACCCGGTGACCGAGATCGCCGCCGCCGCGCTGGCCAAGGGCGTCCGGTGCCACGTGGACGCCTGCATCGGCGGCTGGGTGCTGCCGTACTTCCGGCGCCTCGGCGTCGAGCTGCCGCCGTTCGACTTCGCCGTCGACGGCGTGACCAGCATGTCCGTCGACCTGCACAAGTACGCCTACTGCCCGAAGGGCGCGTCGGTGCTGCTGCACGCGTCGGCGGACCTGCGGCGGGCGCAGTACTTCGCCAGCGCCGACTGGCCGGGCTACACGATGCTCAACTCCACCACCCAGTCCACCCGCTCCGGCGGCCCGCTGGCAGCGGCCTGGGCGGTCACCCGGCACCTCGGCGACGAGGGCTACCTGGGGCTGGCCGAACGGACGCTCGGCGCCGTGCGGCTGATCCTCGACGGCATCGCGGACATCGACGGCCTGCGGGTGCTCGGGACGCCGGACTCCACGCTGATCGCGGTCACGGCGGATCGCGACGACTTCGACGTGTTCACCGCGGCCGACGAGATGAAGGCCCGGAACTGGTACGTGCAGCCGCAGTTCGCCCACGGCGGCTCGCCCGCGAACCTGCACCTCACCGTCACGGCCGCCAACGCGGGCTCCGAGGCCGAGCTGCTCGCCGACCTCGCCGACTCCGTCCGCGCCGCCGTGAAGGCGGGCCCCGTCCCGGTCGCGCCCGAGGTCGTCGCCGCCATCAAGGCGCTCGACCCGGACGCGCTGACGCCGCAGGAGTTCGCCGGACTGCTGGCCGCGGCCGGGCTCGGCGGCGGTGGCGGCGCGCTGCCGGAACGGATGGCCCCGGTCAACGCCCTGCTGGCCGCCGCGAGCCCCCGGCTGCGGGAACGGCTGCTCGTCGAGTTCCTCGGCGTGCTCTACAGCTGA
- a CDS encoding Glu/Leu/Phe/Val dehydrogenase dimerization domain-containing protein yields the protein MTRSSSKENPLMWNHEELVVRRGRRSGVTTMVAIHSRVLGPAVGGCRMKAYSSLDAAVDDVLRLSRAMTDKCAVAGVPFGGGKSVIALEAGAVLTPEQRRDVLLDHADLIASLGGSYLAGPDVGTGPADMLVLREGTPHAFCLPESHGGTGSSSGPTAVGVHAAMTAAAGAVFGSTDLARRRVVIAGFGSVGTILAASLSKAGARVVVSDVDESRRRAADDQCLEWVDPDVALSTAADIVVPAAVGGVLDADSVARLDTTLVIGPANNQLADDSVAADLAARGITWVPDHVASAGGIVYTLGREFEGLSHDAAIERVRTIGATVTQILAAAAGAGTTPLHEAAALAARRLVG from the coding sequence ATGACCCGTTCATCGTCCAAGGAGAACCCCCTGATGTGGAACCACGAGGAACTGGTCGTGCGGCGCGGTCGGCGGTCGGGCGTCACCACGATGGTCGCCATCCACTCGCGGGTGCTCGGCCCCGCGGTCGGCGGCTGCCGGATGAAGGCGTACTCGAGCCTGGACGCGGCGGTCGACGACGTGCTGCGGCTGTCGCGGGCGATGACGGACAAGTGCGCGGTGGCGGGCGTGCCGTTCGGCGGCGGCAAGAGCGTGATCGCCCTGGAGGCGGGCGCGGTCCTGACCCCGGAGCAGCGCCGCGACGTGCTGCTCGACCACGCCGACCTGATCGCCTCGCTCGGCGGCTCCTACCTGGCGGGCCCGGACGTCGGCACCGGGCCGGCGGACATGCTGGTGCTGCGCGAGGGCACGCCGCACGCGTTCTGCCTGCCCGAGTCGCACGGCGGCACCGGGTCCTCCAGCGGCCCGACCGCCGTGGGCGTGCACGCGGCCATGACCGCGGCGGCGGGCGCGGTGTTCGGCTCGACCGACCTCGCGCGCCGCCGGGTCGTGATCGCCGGGTTCGGCTCGGTCGGGACGATCCTCGCGGCCTCGCTGTCCAAGGCGGGCGCGCGGGTCGTGGTGTCCGACGTCGACGAGAGCAGGCGGCGGGCCGCGGACGACCAGTGCCTGGAGTGGGTCGACCCGGACGTGGCCCTGTCCACGGCGGCGGACATCGTCGTGCCCGCCGCCGTCGGCGGGGTGCTGGACGCGGACTCCGTCGCGCGGCTGGACACCACGCTGGTCATCGGCCCGGCCAACAACCAGCTCGCCGACGACTCCGTGGCGGCCGACCTGGCGGCCAGGGGCATCACCTGGGTGCCCGACCACGTGGCCAGTGCGGGCGGCATCGTCTACACGCTCGGCCGCGAGTTCGAGGGCCTGTCCCACGACGCGGCGATCGAGCGCGTGCGGACGATCGGGGCGACCGTGACGCAGATCCTCGCGGCCGCGGCGGGCGCGGGCACGACCCCGTTGCACGAGGCCGCGGCGCTGGCCGCGCGGCGACTGGTCGGCTGA
- a CDS encoding M14 family zinc carboxypeptidase, with product MLAVLPKKSLFATALVVAALVVPTTAQAAPSGIPYVWRVPVSSAAQAHQLDQAGFDVAESEDGAAFVIGDTAEAVRLRQAGFQPTRFDTVYKDVAPGKGDVGTASFYGGYKTAAEQEAHLNAVASAHPDLTTQYDIGDSWRKTQGLSTGHDIKAICITKKQAGDCARTPNSTKPRFSIIAQIHARELSTGELASRWIDYLVDGYGTDADATAILNTTEVWVVPVANPDGVDLVAAGGNSPKLQRKNANNSRGSCTGTNIGIDLNRNSSFKWGGDSNSACSETYQGTAAKSEPETVALESLFSSIYPDQRGTSDTAPAPTTAKGTMITLHSYGNDIIIPWGWSQTKAPNDAQMRAFGKKMAAYNGYLVGTNAETVGYDTTGTTDDYTYGVLGVASVTFEVGASSGTCGGFFPAYSCVSSTFWPKNKGAFVVAAKAAAAPYQS from the coding sequence GTGCTCGCTGTGCTACCCAAAAAATCCCTGTTCGCCACCGCACTGGTGGTGGCCGCGCTCGTCGTGCCCACGACGGCGCAGGCCGCGCCGTCCGGAATCCCCTACGTCTGGCGCGTGCCCGTGTCCTCGGCCGCCCAGGCGCACCAGCTCGACCAGGCCGGTTTCGACGTGGCCGAGTCCGAGGACGGTGCCGCGTTCGTCATCGGCGACACCGCCGAGGCCGTCAGGTTGCGCCAGGCCGGTTTCCAGCCGACCAGGTTTGACACCGTGTACAAGGACGTCGCGCCCGGCAAGGGCGACGTCGGCACCGCCTCGTTCTACGGCGGCTACAAGACCGCCGCGGAGCAGGAGGCACACCTCAACGCCGTCGCGTCCGCGCACCCGGACCTCACGACCCAGTACGACATCGGCGACTCCTGGCGCAAGACCCAGGGCCTGAGCACCGGTCACGACATCAAGGCCATCTGCATCACCAAGAAGCAGGCGGGCGACTGCGCGCGCACGCCGAACTCGACCAAGCCCAGGTTCTCCATCATCGCCCAGATCCACGCCCGCGAGCTCTCCACCGGCGAACTCGCGTCCCGTTGGATCGACTACCTGGTCGACGGCTACGGCACCGACGCCGACGCCACCGCCATCCTGAACACCACCGAGGTCTGGGTCGTCCCCGTCGCCAACCCCGACGGCGTCGACCTCGTCGCCGCCGGTGGCAACAGCCCCAAGTTGCAGCGCAAGAACGCCAACAACTCCAGGGGTTCCTGCACCGGCACCAACATCGGCATCGACCTGAACCGCAACTCCTCGTTCAAGTGGGGCGGCGACTCGAACTCGGCGTGCTCCGAGACCTACCAGGGCACCGCGGCCAAGTCCGAACCGGAGACCGTCGCCCTGGAAAGCCTCTTCAGCTCCATCTACCCCGACCAGCGCGGCACCTCCGACACCGCCCCCGCGCCGACCACGGCCAAGGGCACGATGATCACGCTGCACAGCTACGGCAACGACATCATCATCCCGTGGGGCTGGAGCCAGACCAAGGCCCCCAACGACGCGCAGATGCGCGCGTTCGGCAAGAAGATGGCCGCCTACAACGGCTACCTCGTCGGCACCAACGCCGAGACCGTCGGCTACGACACCACCGGCACCACCGACGACTACACCTACGGCGTCCTGGGCGTGGCCAGCGTGACGTTCGAGGTCGGTGCCTCCAGCGGCACCTGCGGCGGTTTCTTCCCCGCCTACTCCTGCGTCTCCAGCACCTTCTGGCCCAAGAACAAGGGCGCCTTCGTGGTAGCCGCCAAGGCCGCCGCCGCCCCCTACCAGAGCTAA
- a CDS encoding enoyl-CoA hydratase-related protein encodes MTHGSAFGHDDGLMPVILEFLDGVALVLVGCPPTGMDDSEATALRSALDAASDADAVVLHGGGGAFLPGIEPARLARTTPAELTARAEAFRRLCEAVAVLPVPVVAAIAGHVSGGGCAVAMACDARVLVVGGSLGRLTTSDADRPVLTGRRVDAEEALRTGLVDLVVRPCALLASAHDLALDHATDKPRKRVQEYAKVR; translated from the coding sequence ATGACACACGGGTCCGCGTTCGGTCACGATGACGGCCTGATGCCCGTCATCCTGGAGTTCCTCGACGGGGTCGCGCTGGTCCTCGTCGGATGCCCTCCGACGGGGATGGACGACTCCGAGGCCACCGCGCTCCGATCGGCCCTCGACGCCGCTTCGGACGCCGACGCCGTCGTGCTGCACGGCGGCGGCGGCGCGTTCCTCCCCGGAATCGAGCCCGCCCGGCTCGCGCGCACCACACCCGCCGAGCTGACGGCCCGCGCGGAGGCGTTCCGGCGGCTCTGCGAGGCCGTCGCGGTGCTGCCGGTCCCGGTGGTCGCCGCCATCGCGGGCCACGTGTCCGGCGGCGGGTGCGCGGTGGCGATGGCGTGCGACGCGCGGGTGCTCGTGGTCGGCGGAAGCCTCGGCCGCCTGACGACCTCCGACGCCGACCGGCCCGTGCTGACCGGCCGCCGGGTGGACGCCGAAGAGGCGCTGCGCACCGGTTTGGTGGACCTGGTCGTCCGGCCTTGCGCGCTGCTTGCGTCGGCTCACGACCTGGCGCTCGACCACGCGACGGACAAACCGCGCAAGCGTGTGCAAGAGTACGCAAAAGTACGTTAA
- a CDS encoding LuxR C-terminal-related transcriptional regulator, which yields MFEHLGVTPEQSRVYGVLIRVGTCTVDEIATELPDLAAGPVVESLAALGLVQRRSGDPAVWQAVAPDLAVEMLIAAREDGHRRARAEALPLVELYLRGRDEQHQDDSAMVEVVTGAGAVRDLWVTLLAGARTEVCVLDQPPYISPPEDHVALEVGTRARQVQWRVIYDRSGVELPGRLAEIVHLVAAGERARVTPALPFKLGLVDARVAVLPIASNGVVDKVLLIRPSALLDVLISTFDLYWDRGIPFTPRSVSAGAADEVADPQLLALLAAGLTDESIARQLGLAPRTVQRRVRQLMDRSGAQTRFQAGVQAMRRGWL from the coding sequence GTGTTCGAGCACCTGGGCGTGACGCCGGAGCAGTCGAGGGTCTACGGGGTGTTGATCCGGGTGGGCACCTGCACCGTCGACGAGATCGCCACCGAACTGCCGGACCTCGCCGCGGGTCCGGTCGTGGAGTCGTTGGCGGCACTGGGTCTGGTGCAGCGCCGCTCCGGCGACCCGGCCGTGTGGCAGGCCGTCGCGCCGGACCTGGCCGTGGAGATGCTCATCGCCGCCCGCGAGGACGGCCACCGGCGCGCGCGGGCCGAGGCGCTGCCGCTGGTGGAGCTGTACCTGCGCGGCCGCGACGAGCAGCACCAGGACGACAGCGCGATGGTCGAGGTCGTGACCGGCGCGGGCGCGGTGCGCGACCTGTGGGTGACGCTGCTCGCGGGCGCCCGCACCGAGGTGTGCGTGCTGGACCAGCCGCCCTACATCTCGCCGCCGGAGGACCACGTGGCCCTCGAGGTCGGCACCCGCGCCCGGCAGGTCCAGTGGCGGGTCATCTACGACCGGTCCGGTGTCGAGCTGCCCGGCAGGCTGGCCGAGATCGTGCACCTGGTCGCGGCGGGGGAGCGGGCCAGGGTCACGCCCGCGCTGCCGTTCAAGCTGGGCCTGGTCGACGCCCGCGTGGCCGTGCTGCCGATCGCGTCCAACGGCGTGGTGGACAAGGTGCTGCTCATCCGGCCGTCCGCGCTGCTCGACGTGCTGATCTCCACGTTCGACCTGTACTGGGACCGCGGCATCCCGTTCACACCCCGGTCGGTCTCCGCGGGCGCGGCCGACGAGGTCGCCGACCCGCAGTTGCTCGCGCTGCTCGCGGCCGGGCTGACCGACGAGAGCATCGCCCGGCAGCTCGGGCTGGCGCCGCGCACGGTGCAGCGCCGGGTCCGGCAGCTGATGGACCGCTCCGGCGCGCAGACCCGGTTCCAGGCAGGCGTGCAGGCGATGCGCCGGGGCTGGCTGTGA
- a CDS encoding LacI family DNA-binding transcriptional regulator, with translation MQRRLAEVAAKVGVSEATVSRVLNGKPGVSDATRSAVLTALDVLGYERPTQLRGERARLVGLVLPELQNPIFPAFADVVGNALAQRGFTPVLCTRTAGGVSEADYLELLLEQHVSGVVFAGGQYAQADAPHEHYRQMTRRKLPAVLVNAAVEDLGFPRVSCDDAVAVEQAFGHLVSLGHERIGAVLGPPDHVPSQRKLAALKVCAERANLELLHDYVEHTMFSLEGGQAATTRLLQRGVTGIVCASDPLALGAVRAVRRQGKRIPQDVSVVGYDDSAFMNCTEPPLTTVRQPIEAMGRAAVELLANQISGAQVPDEELLFEPELVVRASTGPAPR, from the coding sequence GTGCAGCGACGGTTGGCGGAAGTGGCCGCGAAGGTCGGCGTGAGCGAGGCGACCGTGAGCCGCGTGCTCAACGGCAAGCCGGGGGTCTCCGACGCCACCCGCTCAGCCGTGCTCACGGCCCTCGACGTGCTCGGGTACGAGCGCCCCACGCAGCTGCGCGGCGAACGCGCCCGGCTGGTCGGCCTGGTGCTCCCCGAGTTGCAGAACCCGATCTTCCCGGCGTTCGCCGACGTCGTCGGCAACGCGCTCGCCCAACGCGGCTTCACCCCCGTGCTGTGCACCCGCACGGCGGGCGGCGTGTCCGAGGCGGACTACCTGGAACTGCTGCTCGAACAGCACGTCTCCGGCGTCGTGTTCGCCGGCGGCCAGTACGCGCAGGCCGACGCCCCCCACGAGCACTACCGCCAGATGACCCGCCGCAAACTCCCCGCCGTCCTCGTCAACGCCGCCGTCGAGGACCTCGGCTTCCCCCGCGTCTCCTGCGACGACGCGGTAGCCGTCGAACAGGCCTTCGGCCACTTGGTCTCGTTGGGCCACGAACGCATCGGCGCCGTCCTCGGCCCCCCCGACCACGTCCCCTCGCAACGCAAGCTGGCCGCTCTCAAGGTCTGCGCCGAACGGGCGAACCTCGAGCTCTTGCACGACTACGTCGAACACACCATGTTCTCGCTCGAGGGAGGACAGGCCGCGACAACCAGGTTGTTGCAACGCGGCGTCACCGGCATCGTCTGCGCCAGCGACCCGCTTGCGCTCGGCGCCGTCCGCGCCGTACGACGCCAGGGCAAGCGCATCCCGCAGGACGTCTCGGTAGTCGGCTACGACGACTCGGCCTTCATGAACTGCACCGAACCGCCACTCACCACGGTCCGCCAGCCCATCGAGGCGATGGGCCGGGCAGCGGTCGAACTGCTGGCCAACCAGATCTCCGGCGCCCAGGTCCCGGACGAGGAACTGCTGTTCGAACCAGAACTGGTCGTCCGCGCCTCAACGGGCCCCGCCCCCCGGTAG
- a CDS encoding MFS transporter: MRQVTTRVRAGYAMGSFVTGAFGTVPGLLLLPYLTDSLAVPAAVAGLLVLLPKAWDVVFNPVAGRISDRAGVRRPFLLGGGLAVAVLFAALFAGGSAVYVAGVFLLCATAYAFFQVPYVAMLAEITEDYDERTRLMAWRMAILALAILVSGAGAPAVRDLTSYPVMGASVGVLILIGTLVTYLGTSGVAASTRVTTAATPRELWAVVRESKPFRLLLAVFVVQAVGLGTMLAGVDYFARLVLGDSKYQTVLFVGFVGPALLVMPLWQRVGRKHGKRIGLIAASLLFAVAVVGLGASRVLPVGVVIALMAFVGVGYAGMQVFPLAMLPDVITAEERASGTSRAGLFSGVWTAGETFGLALGPGVYGLVLAAGGYEASSDGAVVQSSGAVLAALVGFTAIPAVLAVIALPLLKREEPV; the protein is encoded by the coding sequence ATGCGGCAGGTCACCACCCGCGTTCGCGCGGGATACGCGATGGGCTCGTTCGTCACCGGTGCGTTCGGCACCGTTCCGGGGTTGCTGCTGCTGCCCTACCTCACCGACAGCCTGGCGGTCCCGGCTGCCGTCGCGGGTCTCCTGGTCCTCCTCCCGAAGGCCTGGGACGTGGTCTTCAACCCCGTGGCGGGCCGCATCAGCGACCGGGCGGGCGTGCGCAGGCCGTTCCTGCTGGGCGGTGGCCTGGCCGTCGCCGTCCTGTTCGCCGCCCTCTTCGCCGGCGGGTCGGCGGTCTACGTCGCGGGCGTCTTCCTCCTGTGCGCCACGGCGTACGCGTTCTTCCAAGTCCCGTACGTCGCCATGCTCGCGGAGATCACCGAGGACTACGACGAGCGCACCCGCCTGATGGCGTGGCGGATGGCGATCCTGGCGCTGGCCATCCTGGTCAGCGGCGCCGGCGCCCCGGCCGTCCGCGACCTGACCAGCTACCCCGTCATGGGCGCCTCGGTCGGCGTGCTCATCCTGATCGGCACCCTCGTCACCTACCTGGGCACGTCCGGGGTCGCCGCGTCGACCAGGGTCACCACGGCCGCCACCCCGCGCGAGCTGTGGGCCGTGGTGCGCGAGTCCAAGCCGTTCCGCCTGCTGCTCGCGGTGTTCGTCGTCCAGGCCGTCGGACTGGGCACGATGCTCGCGGGCGTCGACTACTTCGCCCGCCTGGTGCTCGGCGACTCGAAGTACCAGACGGTCCTGTTCGTCGGCTTCGTCGGGCCCGCGCTGCTGGTCATGCCGCTGTGGCAGCGGGTCGGCCGCAAGCACGGCAAGCGGATCGGCCTCATCGCCGCGTCGCTGCTGTTCGCGGTCGCGGTGGTCGGCCTCGGCGCCTCGCGGGTGCTGCCGGTCGGCGTGGTGATCGCGCTGATGGCGTTCGTCGGGGTCGGCTACGCGGGCATGCAGGTGTTCCCGCTGGCCATGCTGCCCGACGTGATCACCGCCGAGGAGCGGGCGAGCGGGACCTCGCGCGCCGGGCTGTTCTCGGGCGTGTGGACGGCGGGGGAGACGTTCGGGCTGGCGCTCGGGCCGGGGGTGTACGGGCTGGTGCTCGCCGCGGGCGGGTACGAAGCCAGCTCCGACGGTGCGGTTGTGCAGTCGTCCGGTGCCGTGTTGGCTGCGCTGGTCGGGTTCACGGCCATCCCCGCGGTGCTGGCCGTGATCGCCCTGCCCCTGCTCAAGCGTGAGGAGCCCGTGTGA
- a CDS encoding Xaa-Pro aminopeptidase: protein MTRPARRDPSKLVDATGFRENVRTGWGGADRAVRLPEGAARAAADHRARLAAALPGRRIAVASGWAPVRSNDSDYGFRPDSDFSWLTGCSAEGAVLVLCDGEAELFLHEPAGPEDPDFFANARDGELWIGPVPGLAEWSEALGLRCRPIDQLASALRGRLPEVFAARGADPLLDALAGGGNSAELRWTLAELRRIKDEWEVGQLQLAVDATIVGFAEVAAELPTAVKGGGERWLQGTFDRRARTSGNGPGYASIVAAGPHAPVLHWVRNDGPVPEDAVLLLDAGVEVDTLYTADITRTLPISGEYSAEQRRVYDLVARAQVDALAAVRPGADYRAFHHAAMRVLAEGLDDWGLLPVSVDEALSRNGQQHRRYIVCGVGHFLGLDVHDCANSRAEAYHDGPLEAGMALAVEPGLYFHPNDETVPPELRGIGVRIEDNVIVREGGVQLLSAALPSAPDELEQWVRAQQR, encoded by the coding sequence ATGACCCGACCCGCCCGCCGCGATCCGAGCAAGCTCGTCGACGCGACCGGTTTCCGCGAGAACGTGCGCACGGGATGGGGTGGCGCCGATCGCGCCGTCCGGCTTCCCGAGGGCGCCGCCCGCGCGGCCGCCGACCACCGCGCCCGGCTCGCCGCCGCTCTGCCGGGACGGCGGATCGCCGTCGCGTCCGGGTGGGCGCCGGTGCGGTCGAACGACAGCGACTACGGGTTCCGGCCGGACAGCGACTTCTCGTGGCTGACCGGCTGCTCGGCCGAGGGCGCCGTGCTGGTGCTGTGCGACGGCGAGGCGGAGCTGTTCCTGCACGAGCCCGCCGGGCCGGAGGACCCCGACTTCTTCGCCAACGCGCGGGACGGCGAGCTGTGGATCGGCCCGGTGCCGGGTCTGGCCGAGTGGTCCGAGGCGCTGGGGCTGCGCTGCCGCCCGATCGACCAGCTGGCGTCGGCGTTGCGCGGCCGTCTGCCCGAGGTGTTCGCCGCCCGCGGCGCGGACCCTCTGCTGGACGCGCTGGCGGGCGGCGGCAACTCCGCCGAGCTGCGCTGGACGCTGGCGGAGCTGCGGCGGATCAAGGACGAGTGGGAGGTCGGGCAGCTCCAGCTGGCCGTGGACGCCACGATCGTCGGGTTCGCCGAGGTCGCCGCCGAGCTGCCCACCGCCGTGAAGGGCGGTGGCGAGCGCTGGCTCCAGGGCACGTTCGACCGGCGGGCGCGCACCAGCGGCAACGGTCCGGGGTACGCCTCCATCGTGGCGGCCGGTCCGCACGCGCCGGTGCTGCACTGGGTGCGCAACGACGGCCCGGTGCCCGAGGACGCCGTGCTGCTGCTGGACGCGGGCGTGGAGGTCGACACGCTCTACACCGCCGACATCACCCGCACGCTGCCGATCTCCGGCGAGTACAGCGCCGAGCAGCGCCGGGTGTACGACCTGGTGGCCCGCGCGCAGGTAGACGCGCTGGCGGCGGTGCGGCCGGGCGCCGACTACCGCGCGTTCCACCACGCGGCCATGCGGGTGCTGGCGGAGGGCCTGGACGACTGGGGTCTGCTGCCGGTGTCGGTGGACGAGGCGCTGTCGCGGAACGGGCAGCAGCACCGCCGGTACATCGTCTGCGGTGTCGGCCACTTCCTCGGCCTGGACGTGCACGACTGCGCGAACTCGCGCGCCGAGGCCTACCACGACGGGCCGCTGGAGGCCGGGATGGCGCTGGCCGTGGAGCCCGGCCTGTACTTCCACCCCAACGACGAGACGGTGCCGCCGGAGCTGCGCGGGATCGGCGTCCGCATCGAGGACAACGTGATCGTGCGCGAGGGCGGCGTCCAACTGCTGTCCGCGGCCCTGCCCAGCGCGCCCGACGAGCTGGAGCAGTGGGTGCGCGCGCAGCAGCGCTGA
- a CDS encoding Lrp/AsnC family transcriptional regulator, protein MDELDSAIVRHLQEDARQSNRDIARKVGIAPSTCLERTRLLRERGVIRGYHADIDLPSLNRGVQAIVSAQVRPLSRVVIDAFQRSLGELPEVMSVFVTAGSDDFLIHVSVQDIDHLHAFLADRLAVRKEVVGFRSSIIFRHIHRTVLEPLPDDGKSPGPR, encoded by the coding sequence GTGGATGAACTTGATTCGGCGATCGTCCGGCACCTGCAGGAGGACGCGCGGCAGTCGAACCGCGACATCGCCCGCAAGGTCGGGATCGCGCCGTCCACGTGCCTGGAGCGCACCCGGCTGCTGCGCGAGCGCGGCGTCATCCGCGGCTACCACGCGGACATCGACCTGCCGAGCCTCAACCGCGGTGTGCAGGCGATCGTGTCGGCGCAGGTCCGCCCGTTGAGCCGGGTGGTCATCGACGCGTTCCAGCGCTCGCTCGGCGAGCTGCCGGAGGTCATGTCGGTGTTCGTCACGGCGGGCAGCGACGACTTCCTCATCCACGTGAGCGTGCAGGACATCGACCACCTGCACGCGTTCCTGGCCGACCGGTTGGCCGTGCGCAAGGAGGTCGTCGGGTTCCGCAGCTCGATCATCTTCCGGCACATCCACCGCACCGTGCTGGAACCCCTGCCGGACGACGGGAAGAGCCCCGGACCGCGGTAG